A stretch of the Selenomonas ruminantium subsp. lactilytica TAM6421 genome encodes the following:
- a CDS encoding glycoside hydrolase family 32 protein encodes MKEPIAITNQRYRLGYHVMTPGGWMNDPNGFSFFKGWYHIFYQYYPYAAEWGPMHWGHARSRDLVHWETLPTALTPDENENGCFSGSAVVYDDKLWLIYTGHHTPNAVDPEDFYQDQRVAWSEDGIHFTKYGANPVLKTPTDNTKHFRDPKVWQEGDTFFMVLGSQDLDGLGRALIYRSKDLLHWQPETELSKSVDRKVEGYMWECPDFFHLDGKDVLLMSPQGLEADGDRFRNLNQTGYLLGNIEDKKLKHQGFVEIDHGHDFYAAQTMLTPDGRRVMIAWMNAWDSPMPEIEDGWAGALTVPRELSVKDGLIMQKPINELKGLRQEVLLAGGLETERDYHLGRLAELELTFTDKPEGRLLLLTDGIRSLQLSLEPGGRFIVSRNTEDGERAAVLRNFEQLKLQIFIDRSSAEVFVNDGELTFTERIYWQSDVTCRLLAEAGNQAQVWRLESESNQY; translated from the coding sequence ATGAAAGAACCTATAGCAATCACGAATCAGCGGTATCGTCTGGGGTATCATGTAATGACTCCGGGAGGCTGGATGAATGATCCCAATGGTTTTTCTTTTTTCAAAGGCTGGTATCATATATTTTACCAGTATTATCCTTATGCAGCGGAATGGGGGCCCATGCATTGGGGCCATGCTCGCAGCCGGGATCTGGTGCATTGGGAGACGTTGCCCACAGCTCTGACGCCGGACGAAAACGAGAATGGCTGCTTCTCAGGCAGTGCCGTGGTCTATGATGACAAGCTGTGGCTGATCTACACGGGCCATCATACGCCTAACGCTGTGGATCCGGAAGATTTCTATCAGGATCAGCGGGTGGCTTGGAGTGAGGATGGCATTCATTTCACGAAGTATGGAGCCAATCCGGTGCTGAAGACACCGACAGACAATACGAAGCATTTCCGTGATCCGAAGGTCTGGCAGGAAGGAGATACTTTCTTCATGGTACTGGGCAGTCAGGATTTGGATGGACTGGGCCGGGCACTGATCTATCGTTCTAAGGATCTTTTGCACTGGCAGCCGGAGACGGAACTCAGCAAGTCCGTGGACAGGAAAGTGGAAGGCTATATGTGGGAATGTCCTGATTTCTTCCATCTGGATGGCAAGGATGTCCTGTTGATGTCCCCCCAGGGGCTGGAGGCCGACGGCGACCGCTTCCGCAATCTGAACCAGACGGGCTATCTGCTGGGGAATATAGAGGATAAGAAACTCAAGCATCAGGGCTTTGTGGAAATCGACCATGGTCATGATTTCTATGCCGCTCAGACCATGCTGACGCCGGATGGCCGGCGGGTGATGATTGCCTGGATGAACGCCTGGGATTCCCCCATGCCGGAGATTGAAGACGGCTGGGCCGGGGCGCTGACAGTGCCAAGAGAACTTTCCGTCAAGGACGGCCTGATCATGCAAAAGCCGATCAATGAACTCAAGGGCTTGCGGCAGGAGGTTTTGCTGGCAGGCGGGCTGGAAACGGAGCGGGATTATCATCTGGGCCGTTTGGCAGAACTGGAATTGACCTTTACGGATAAGCCGGAAGGGCGGCTTCTGTTGCTGACGGACGGGATCAGGAGTCTGCAGCTGAGCCTGGAACCTGGCGGACGCTTTATCGTAAGCCGCAATACTGAAGATGGGGAACGGGCTGCGGTACTGCGAAACTTTGAGCAGCTGAAGCTGCAGATCTTTATCGACAGGAGCTCAGCAGAGGTGTTCGTCAATGACGGCGAACTGACCTTTACAGAGCGCATCTACTGGCAGAGTGATGTGACCTGCCGCCTGCTGGCTGAGGCTGGCAATCAGGCTCAGGTATGGCGGCTGGAGAGTGAAAGCAATCAGTATTGA
- a CDS encoding oligosaccharide MFS transporter, which translates to MQNILMKALRNPFYRAGSLEILLFFAGWGIWWSFFQIWLTTKQGFTGAQVGTIYTFGSAVALVLMFVYGSLQDKLGLKKHLLMFMVGCQVLLAPFFTWVYVPMLAANFYVGAMVGAVYLSVAYLAACPVFEAVTERLSRRYSFEYGQARAWGSLGYAMSALAAGFLFTINPYLVFWTGSAVSAVLLAILLLLKPENKEANVQAYENSEERDKAVKSPSLKEIISVFGIFDLWKIIIFVILSWTFYTVFDQQMFPEFFTRFFPTPEEGQQAYGILNSVQVFLEFLMMGLVPILMRKIGVRHALLLGCVIMVCRIGGCGLASTPLGIGLIKLLHAPETALFVLAIFRYFTLHFDTRVSATLYMVGFQIAASVGGIIFSVPLGSLRDNIGYQSTFLIIAGIVLCATFYAFFMLKKDDKDVAGQPLEA; encoded by the coding sequence ATGCAAAATATCTTGATGAAGGCTTTACGCAATCCGTTTTATCGGGCAGGCTCGCTGGAAATTCTTTTGTTCTTTGCGGGCTGGGGGATCTGGTGGTCCTTTTTCCAAATCTGGCTGACCACGAAGCAGGGCTTTACAGGAGCTCAGGTGGGCACCATCTATACCTTCGGTTCGGCGGTGGCTCTGGTGCTGATGTTTGTCTATGGTTCATTGCAGGATAAGTTGGGTCTCAAGAAACATCTGCTTATGTTTATGGTGGGCTGTCAGGTGCTGTTGGCACCGTTCTTCACCTGGGTTTATGTGCCTATGCTGGCCGCGAATTTCTATGTGGGGGCCATGGTGGGGGCTGTGTATCTGTCTGTGGCCTATCTGGCTGCCTGCCCCGTGTTTGAGGCGGTGACGGAACGGCTCAGCCGCCGTTACAGTTTCGAATATGGTCAGGCCCGGGCCTGGGGTTCTCTGGGCTATGCCATGTCGGCACTGGCCGCAGGTTTCCTCTTTACCATCAATCCCTATCTGGTGTTCTGGACCGGTTCTGCCGTATCGGCGGTGCTGCTGGCCATCCTGTTGTTGCTGAAGCCGGAAAATAAAGAAGCCAATGTGCAGGCCTATGAGAACAGCGAGGAGCGGGACAAGGCGGTGAAGTCTCCGTCTCTTAAGGAAATCATCAGCGTCTTCGGCATCTTTGACCTTTGGAAGATCATCATCTTTGTCATCCTTAGCTGGACTTTCTACACCGTTTTTGACCAGCAGATGTTCCCGGAATTCTTTACCCGGTTCTTCCCCACGCCGGAGGAAGGTCAGCAGGCTTATGGTATCCTGAATTCCGTGCAGGTATTTCTGGAGTTCCTGATGATGGGGCTGGTGCCAATCTTGATGCGAAAGATTGGCGTGCGCCATGCTTTGCTGTTAGGCTGTGTTATCATGGTCTGCCGTATTGGTGGTTGCGGCCTGGCCTCCACGCCGCTGGGCATTGGCCTGATCAAACTCCTGCATGCCCCGGAAACGGCCCTCTTTGTTCTGGCCATCTTCCGTTATTTCACCTTGCATTTCGATACCCGCGTATCGGCTACCCTCTATATGGTCGGCTTCCAGATTGCAGCTTCTGTCGGCGGTATTATCTTCTCTGTGCCGCTGGGCAGCCTGCGTGACAACATTGGTTATCAGAGCACTTTCCTGATCATTGCAGGCATTGTCCTGTGTGCCACGTTTTATGCGTTCTTTATGCTGAAAAAGGACGATAAGGATGTGGCTGGTCAGCCGCTGGAAGCTTGA
- a CDS encoding glycoside hydrolase family 32 protein, with amino-acid sequence MKKQILAALLAASSLCLNSSPALAYPSIFPNTGYSWVGDTMPFYDGQQFRIFYLEDLRDGDVGFHPWSLFTTKDFTDYHHDSLVIPYDNTNEFAKDSALGTGSVVQDKDGLYHAFYTGFNWRSMPKENIMHAVSRDLVSWQKLPEDSFHGSKPYIYDDTFRDPNVFYNADYDEYWMLITTRSKKARGVIARYTSKDLKHWEDKGIFFENDMGSDANMECPTLVKYGDYWYLTFSDQWPARVVHYRVAKDSQGPFMKPERDYFDASGFYAGKLAQDKENLYLVGWTPTKADQQDKCPTDWAGNLVAHQLKQREDGTLYPVPVEKVTERLQQEVVLTPLTKNGDVTTAGHDYRFGGQGFANVVMHKMEGIRKITGRFTPDSQQGKFGLMFNVGPNQTGSLNLVFDQKAQQVAFYNTDTTSINKANPELSVPVSLQSGESYDFTLLIDGTVAVLYINDQMALSTRMYGLPEHQWGIFSTGSAVTLTNLRSSTL; translated from the coding sequence ATGAAAAAACAGATTCTGGCAGCCTTGCTGGCCGCTTCCAGCCTTTGCCTGAACAGCTCTCCAGCACTGGCTTATCCATCGATTTTCCCCAATACAGGTTACAGCTGGGTGGGGGATACCATGCCCTTTTACGATGGGCAGCAGTTCCGGATCTTCTATCTGGAGGATCTGCGTGACGGAGATGTGGGATTCCACCCCTGGAGCCTTTTTACCACCAAGGATTTTACGGATTACCATCATGACAGTCTGGTCATTCCCTATGACAATACGAATGAGTTTGCCAAGGATTCGGCGCTGGGCACGGGCTCGGTGGTGCAGGACAAGGATGGGCTTTACCATGCTTTCTACACCGGTTTCAATTGGCGCAGCATGCCCAAGGAGAACATCATGCATGCGGTCAGCCGTGATCTGGTGAGCTGGCAGAAATTGCCCGAGGACAGTTTCCATGGCAGTAAGCCATATATCTACGATGACACCTTCCGGGATCCCAATGTGTTCTACAATGCAGACTATGACGAGTACTGGATGCTTATCACCACCCGCAGCAAAAAGGCTCGGGGCGTGATTGCCCGTTATACATCCAAGGATCTCAAGCATTGGGAAGATAAGGGCATCTTCTTTGAGAACGATATGGGCAGCGATGCCAATATGGAATGCCCAACACTGGTGAAATATGGCGATTACTGGTATCTGACCTTCTCGGATCAGTGGCCGGCCCGGGTGGTGCATTACCGTGTGGCCAAGGATTCCCAGGGGCCCTTCATGAAGCCTGAGCGGGATTATTTTGACGCCAGCGGCTTCTATGCTGGGAAACTGGCTCAGGATAAGGAAAATCTCTATTTGGTGGGCTGGACACCCACCAAGGCCGACCAGCAGGACAAGTGCCCCACGGATTGGGCGGGCAATCTCGTGGCCCATCAGCTCAAGCAGCGGGAAGATGGTACTCTTTATCCGGTACCAGTGGAAAAAGTTACGGAACGATTGCAGCAGGAAGTAGTGCTTACGCCGCTGACAAAGAACGGAGACGTGACTACAGCGGGCCACGATTATCGCTTTGGCGGACAGGGCTTTGCGAATGTGGTGATGCACAAGATGGAAGGCATCCGCAAGATTACAGGGCGCTTTACCCCTGACAGTCAGCAGGGAAAATTCGGCCTGATGTTCAATGTGGGGCCCAATCAGACCGGTTCACTGAATCTGGTATTTGACCAGAAAGCACAACAGGTGGCTTTCTATAATACGGATACCACCAGCATAAATAAGGCCAATCCGGAACTGTCTGTACCGGTCAGCCTGCAGTCAGGCGAAAGCTATGACTTTACCCTGCTCATAGATGGTACGGTGGCCGTACTCTATATCAATGATCAGATGGCCCTGAGCACTCGCATGTATGGTCTGCCGGAGCATCAGTGGGGGATTTTCTCCACGGGCAGTGCAGTCACTTTGACCAATCTGCGCAGCAGTACACTTTAA
- a CDS encoding methylglyoxal synthase, producing the protein MQTIALIAHDKKKDEMLDFVGHHKDLLNKFHLIATKTTGTLVNKNYQLKVETMMSGPLGGDQQIGARVATEQVHYVIFLRDPLTSQPHEPDINALLRLCDVHNIPLATNRKSAHILLQYASRKLEDRERYPSTH; encoded by the coding sequence ATGCAGACAATCGCCCTGATTGCTCATGACAAGAAGAAAGATGAAATGCTGGATTTTGTTGGTCATCATAAGGATTTGCTCAACAAGTTCCATTTGATTGCCACTAAGACCACAGGAACGCTGGTCAACAAGAACTATCAGCTGAAGGTGGAGACCATGATGTCAGGCCCATTGGGCGGCGACCAGCAGATTGGCGCCCGGGTGGCAACCGAGCAGGTGCATTATGTGATCTTCCTGCGGGATCCCCTGACTTCTCAGCCCCATGAACCGGATATCAATGCATTGCTGAGACTTTGCGATGTACACAACATCCCGTTGGCAACCAATCGGAAAAGCGCCCATATCCTGCTGCAGTATGCAAGCAGGAAGCTGGAAGACAGGGAGAGATATCCTAGCACTCACTAG
- a CDS encoding fluoride efflux transporter FluC produces MAKSTNMLPESLRLLLTVGFLGGFTTFSSFSMETLTLIRGGSLFLAFANIGANILLGLGAALIGFFISSSILK; encoded by the coding sequence ATGGCAAAATCCACAAATATGCTGCCCGAATCCCTTCGCCTCTTGCTGACTGTCGGGTTTTTAGGCGGGTTCACCACATTTTCCTCTTTTAGCATGGAAACCTTAACCCTCATCCGTGGCGGCAGCCTGTTCCTTGCCTTTGCCAATATTGGGGCGAATATCTTATTGGGACTGGGAGCCGCTCTTATCGGTTTCTTTATTAGCTCATCCATATTGAAGTAA
- a CDS encoding arsenate reductase family protein, whose product MNIQIFGTRKCNDTKKAQRFFKEHGIKFQFIDMLDKGMSRGEFQSVAKAHGGIDGMINPDCKDKDALARVNYMADKLETILENQQVIKTPVVRNGKESTLGYEPDIWKSWR is encoded by the coding sequence ATGAACATCCAGATTTTTGGGACCCGGAAGTGCAATGATACCAAGAAAGCACAGCGTTTTTTCAAAGAACACGGAATAAAGTTTCAGTTTATCGACATGCTGGACAAGGGCATGAGCAGAGGTGAGTTCCAATCCGTCGCCAAGGCCCACGGGGGCATCGATGGCATGATTAACCCGGATTGCAAGGACAAGGACGCCCTGGCCCGGGTAAACTATATGGCCGATAAGTTGGAAACTATCCTGGAGAACCAGCAGGTCATCAAAACACCGGTGGTAAGAAACGGCAAGGAATCAACCTTGGGCTATGAGCCGGATATTTGGAAGAGCTGGCGATAA
- a CDS encoding DUF5662 family protein, producing MNLVKRVCGHTWMILRHKYWVFRFCCIAGIPWQGFMHDWSKFSPTEFIESVKYYNGKVSPIKICKKKNNGLSMAWIHHHGRNLHHYEAWWDNFDHGAYPQDMPYKYAVELICDCLGAAKAYGRDKFTFQAEYEWWQRKRATGIGMSPNMQDFVETVLSRLAETEDLSLLHAKSTRQIYEATVKGAKHEHPDFWDPEVQ from the coding sequence GTGAATCTGGTAAAACGTGTCTGTGGCCATACCTGGATGATCCTGCGTCATAAATACTGGGTTTTCCGCTTTTGCTGTATTGCGGGGATTCCCTGGCAGGGATTTATGCATGACTGGTCAAAATTCTCACCCACTGAGTTTATCGAAAGTGTGAAATACTACAATGGCAAGGTTTCGCCCATAAAAATCTGCAAGAAGAAAAACAACGGCCTATCCATGGCCTGGATTCATCATCATGGACGCAATCTGCATCACTATGAGGCCTGGTGGGATAATTTCGACCATGGTGCCTACCCCCAGGATATGCCATACAAATACGCCGTAGAGCTGATTTGTGATTGTCTCGGCGCCGCTAAAGCCTATGGCCGGGATAAGTTCACCTTTCAGGCTGAATACGAATGGTGGCAGCGCAAACGTGCAACCGGTATTGGCATGAGCCCCAATATGCAGGACTTTGTGGAAACGGTGCTCAGCAGACTGGCGGAAACAGAAGATTTGTCTTTGCTGCACGCCAAATCAACGCGGCAGATTTATGAAGCAACTGTGAAAGGAGCTAAACATGAACATCCAGATTTTTGGGACCCGGAAGTGCAATGA
- a CDS encoding LysE family translocator: METTTLVYFLTASVMLTLAPGPDNMYLLSKSLADGARSGVALSAGLSSGIVFHTGLVMLGIAALIQSSPLAFTILKFVGAAYLLYLAWQAFHAQGDLQLGEAGDTTPYGAIYRRGVLMNVLNPKVLLFFLAFLPQFIDKSSGTASWQIALLGAIFALQAFVIFSVIALCAGKVRDFIARKRNLNHTLGIIQGVVLLIISLAILVTPA; encoded by the coding sequence ATGGAAACGACAACCCTTGTATATTTTTTGACGGCTTCCGTAATGCTGACGCTGGCACCGGGGCCGGACAATATGTATCTGCTGTCCAAGAGTCTGGCCGATGGTGCCCGGTCAGGAGTGGCTTTGAGTGCGGGATTATCCAGCGGCATTGTCTTTCATACCGGGCTGGTGATGCTGGGGATCGCAGCGCTGATCCAAAGCTCGCCGCTGGCCTTTACGATTTTGAAATTTGTGGGGGCAGCCTACCTCCTGTATCTGGCCTGGCAGGCTTTTCATGCCCAAGGGGATTTGCAGCTGGGGGAGGCCGGGGACACGACGCCTTACGGTGCTATCTATCGCCGGGGGGTGCTGATGAATGTGCTGAACCCCAAGGTGCTGCTGTTTTTTCTGGCCTTCCTGCCCCAGTTTATTGACAAGTCAAGTGGTACTGCCAGCTGGCAGATAGCATTGCTAGGAGCTATCTTTGCTCTGCAGGCGTTTGTAATCTTTTCTGTCATTGCCCTTTGCGCCGGGAAGGTACGGGATTTCATCGCCCGGAAGAGAAATCTCAACCATACTTTGGGCATCATCCAAGGTGTGGTGCTGCTGATTATTTCTCTGGCGATTTTAGTGACTCCGGCATAG
- a CDS encoding AAA family ATPase, protein MKVLNFYGGAGIGKSTIAADIFSKLKRKGHKTELVGEYAKWLWYQNATDIVQDQLYLFAEQVHRLKTLERYGVEYAVCDSPLPLNIIYNNTPDELFDQLVMHEHAKFDNVEYLLRRNDEFISIDGRKETNLERAKVKDEEIKAVLDGAGISYTIISPWETDKVLLDLKMK, encoded by the coding sequence TTGAAAGTACTGAATTTTTATGGCGGTGCAGGCATCGGCAAGAGCACCATCGCCGCAGATATTTTTTCGAAGCTGAAACGAAAAGGGCATAAAACAGAGCTGGTTGGAGAATACGCCAAGTGGCTTTGGTACCAGAATGCCACGGATATCGTACAAGACCAGCTCTATCTGTTTGCGGAACAGGTTCACAGACTCAAGACCTTGGAACGCTATGGCGTGGAGTATGCAGTCTGCGATTCGCCACTCCCGCTGAATATTATCTATAACAACACGCCGGATGAGCTCTTTGACCAGCTAGTGATGCATGAGCACGCCAAATTTGATAATGTAGAATATCTCCTGCGTCGTAATGACGAGTTCATCAGCATTGACGGCCGCAAGGAAACAAATCTGGAGCGGGCCAAGGTCAAGGATGAAGAAATCAAGGCCGTTCTTGACGGAGCTGGCATTAGCTATACCATCATATCCCCATGGGAAACAGATAAGGTGCTGCTGGATTTGAAGATGAAATGA
- a CDS encoding tyrosine-type recombinase/integrase: protein MPDKNLTTITNQLSSTLDVQQITPDYFLTHYAEFIPRVIAKGNPSSDTMRHYCNQIDFFIRWCIAHERHPLAMNEYQIMMYREFLLNRQYKPDSIQVMLAAVRAFYTAAKKIDLIKVNPAADVEAPSVGNSTNALLHFYTPQQMNEIIYIFDEDTDDFTRTRNKLILYLMGVEGLRNIEVHRACVEDINWEANAIMVRGKGTKGRMEPIYPCEETFELIKEYLKAIPTDHAIKKDGVLTPLILSSSNRNFMGRISRNGIRSIMNKALEACDLKHPGYSCHVFRHSCGTNLYQETKDLRLVQDILRHRDPKVTARYAHVADRLSKRYTSKLVPHD, encoded by the coding sequence ATGCCTGATAAAAATTTGACAACAATAACTAACCAGCTATCCTCGACACTGGATGTCCAGCAGATTACTCCAGACTATTTTTTAACGCATTATGCTGAGTTCATTCCCCGTGTCATTGCCAAAGGGAATCCATCTTCGGACACCATGCGACATTACTGCAATCAAATTGATTTCTTCATCCGTTGGTGCATTGCCCATGAAAGGCATCCACTAGCCATGAATGAGTACCAAATTATGATGTACCGTGAATTCCTGCTGAACCGACAGTACAAGCCCGACAGCATACAGGTTATGCTGGCCGCTGTCCGTGCTTTTTATACAGCTGCCAAGAAAATTGACCTGATAAAGGTCAATCCTGCTGCAGATGTGGAGGCTCCATCTGTTGGCAACAGTACGAATGCACTATTGCATTTCTACACGCCACAACAAATGAATGAAATCATCTATATTTTTGACGAAGATACGGATGATTTTACCAGAACCCGAAACAAGCTCATCCTTTATCTGATGGGTGTTGAGGGACTGCGAAACATCGAGGTTCACCGGGCCTGCGTGGAAGACATCAATTGGGAAGCCAATGCCATTATGGTGCGGGGCAAGGGCACCAAGGGCCGAATGGAGCCTATCTATCCTTGCGAGGAGACCTTCGAGCTTATCAAGGAATACTTGAAGGCTATTCCCACCGACCATGCAATAAAAAAAGACGGCGTTCTCACGCCGTTGATACTTTCTTCTTCTAATAGGAACTTTATGGGACGCATTTCCCGGAACGGAATTCGGTCCATCATGAACAAGGCTCTGGAGGCATGCGACCTGAAGCATCCTGGCTACTCCTGCCACGTGTTCCGGCACAGCTGTGGTACCAATCTGTACCAGGAAACCAAGGACTTGCGACTGGTGCAGGATATTCTCCGTCACCGTGACCCAAAGGTTACAGCTAGGTACGCCCATGTGGCAGACCGGCTCTCAAAGCGGTATACCTCCAAGCTTGTCCCGCATGATTAA